A region from the Coturnix japonica isolate 7356 chromosome 28, Coturnix japonica 2.1, whole genome shotgun sequence genome encodes:
- the POLRMT gene encoding DNA-directed RNA polymerase, mitochondrial isoform X2, with amino-acid sequence MALLRLRAALLGPARLRGGGIPWSVLRCYSSASAKEKARNGGCERTELLEVLKARVKQLQTNNVPEVTINKVEMAPLRSDRHQEALQKAMDASTAVEHLVPTQSISWTEKLKKEMYVRQLKVEKKLSIAASQMTLDGQPKVKVKVKTKVKAKTKTKVKSKKSQKSPKVTASTSSNQSHAGPSSADTCHKPRVEKMNQDVKALKPQRVHEDRSSQRKIMQQNIQSNLECLLYLQQPEEAEKLLLSYHSNPAKRKLLNVDAYNVVMRGWARKGCLHRVIQLFSMLESIGLRPNLDSYAVLLECMTQSQSSTKAIWRCVQHMKKDGFCVDDLFQKCLFEGDEKEMVLKAIRIIQPDYQLPPPPKPEICKTALLKNFYSEKKTVSYPKLDFSVQELQERFQQQLELELNSTITIDSVESTKPLTPQAIKARQQLATFRSQWRGAILQALQKSKHSMSQAKTMTGPSALYPYLCLLPDEEYVDIMMQILNSLSPQGESLAVLARELGSKVYNRYLTQRKQQSGQLEKIQEIYENYIHLLAKDSQPSEYLPREYWEKLVAEAGYGPSLNLKDCSWPYVLLMRLGMYLLEILVHSVKVPRNTLNPRLPSKLIPVLYHIYSFRSSWQVGLIKPHPIFSQIVSDAAETTLTFNSSAIPMLCPPVPWTSPHFGAFVLSDTKLMRYVDGAIQHQQLLDQCPQVNLHPVLDALNQLGNCAWKINQPVLDIIISIFNDKGNEKLDIPPPVSEAPKPPVPPSSSSALHKSQKHELLLCKKKAAEMHSLRMDALYKLSIANYVRDKVFWFPHNMDFRGRTYPCPPYFNHLGNDVTRAILLFAEGRPLGPKGLDWLKIHLINLTGLKKKNALQERLDYANEIMEEILDSADHPLTGRKWWMNTDEPWQVLACCMEIAKASRSPDPAAFISHFPVHQDGSCNGLQHYAALGRDLIGAISVNLMPCSVPQDVYSVVAQQVEEFRKKDAEEGLRIAQVLEGFIGRKVVKQTVMTVVYGVTRYGGRLQMEKRLKEIEFPEEYLWEASHYLVKQVFNGIKEMFSATRDIQNWLTESAKLIAQSGRTVEWVTPLGLPIVQPYYRIRSTVLTCNMQNLSVKSSSNNNQKPDTVKQKNAFPPNFIHSLDSTHMMLTALHCFRQGLTFVSVHDCYWTHALTVDIMNKICRQQFVALHSQKILEDLSKFMLKNYCSSDGESRALWQKKLMEQLSNVPKTGEFNLNKVIDSTYFFS; translated from the exons ATGGCGCTGCTGAGGCTGAGGGCGGCGCTGCTGGGCCCGGCCCGGCTGAGGGGCGGCG GGATCCCATGGAGCGTCCTGAGGTGTTACAGCTCGGCCAGCGCCAAGGAGAAGGCGAGAAATGGCGGCTGTGAGAGGACGGAGCTGCTGGAGG TGCTGAAAGCTCGAGTGAAGCAGCTCCAAACCAATAACGTCCCAGAGGTGACGATCAACAAAGTGGAAATGGCACCGCTGCGGAGTGACAGGCACcaggaagcactgcagaaagcaatggaTGCAAGCACAGCAGTGGAGCACCTGGTCCCCACGCAGTCCATCAGCTggacagaaaagctgaagaaggaaatgtacGTCCGGCAGCTGAAGGTGGAGAAGAAGTTGTCTATTGCAGCCTCCCAGATGACTCTAGACGGCCAGCCCAAGGTCAAGGTGAAGGTAAAGACAAAGGtgaaagcaaagacaaagaCCAAAGTCAAATCCAAGAAGAGCCAGAAGAGCCCAAAGGTTACAGCAAGTACTTCCAGCAACCAGAGCCATGCTGgtcccagcagtgctgacacCTGCCATAAGCCCAGGGTGGAAAAAATGAATCAAGATGTGAAAGCACTGAAGCCTCAACGTGTGCATGAGGATAGGAGCAGCCAGCGCAAAATCATGCAGCAGAACATCCAGTCTAATCTTGAGTGCCTCCTGTACTTACAGCAGCCAGAGGAGGCTGAGAAGTTGCTCCTATCTTATCACAGCAACCCCGCGAAAAGGAAGCTTTTGAATGTTGATGCATACAACGTCGTGATGCGTGGCTGGGCAAGAAAG GGCTGCTTGCATCGTGTCATCCAACTGTTTTCCATGCTGGAGTCCATCGGCCTGCGGCCCAACCTGGACTCCTACGCTGTACTGCTGGAGTGCATGACACAGAGCCAGTCATCCACCAAAGCCATCTGGAG GTGTGTGCAGCACATGAAGAAGGATGGTTTCTGTGTGGATGATCTCTTCCAAAAGTGCCTGTTTGAGGGAGATGAGAAGGAGATGGTGCTGAAGGCCATCAGGATTATCCAGCCTGACTACCAGCTGCCCCCTCCACCCAAACCTGAGATCTGCAAGACTGCTCTGCTCAAGAACTTCTACTCTGAG AAGAAGACGGTGTCGTATCCCAAGCTGGATTTCTCTgttcaggagctgcaggagcgcttccagcagcagcttgagTTGGAGCTGAACAGCACCATAACCATCGACTCAGTGGAGTCAACCAAACCTCTGACTCCACAAGCCATCAAAGCA CGCCAGCAATTGGCCACCTTTCGTTCTCAGTGGCGTGGTGCCATTCTCCAGGCCCTGCAGAAGTCAAAGCACAGCATGTCCCAGGCCAAGACAATGACAGGGCCCAGCGCTCTCTACCCCTACCTGTGTCTGCTGCCTGATGAGGAGTATGTGGACATCATGATGCAG ATTCTCAACAGCCTTTCTCCACAAGGAGAATCCCTGGCTGTCTTAGCCAGGGAGCTGGGCTCCAAAGTCTACAACAGATACCTCACccagaggaagcagcagagtgGCCAGCTTGAGAAGATACAGGAGATCTATGAGAACTATATCCACCTGCTGGCAAAAGATAGCCAG CCTAGTGAGTACTTACCACGGGAGTACTGGGAGAAGCTGGTGGCAGAAGCAGGCTACGGGCCTTCCCTGAACTTAAAGGACTGCAGCTGGCCATATGTGCTCCTGATGCGCCTGGGAATGTACTTGCTGGAGATCCTGGTGCATTCTGTCAAGGTGCCCAGGAACACCCTTAACCCTCGCCTGCCATCCAAGCTTATCCCCGTCCTCTATCACATCTACTCCTTCCGCAGCAGCTGGCAG GTTGGGCTGATAAAGCCCCATCCCATTTTCTCACAGATAGTGTCAGATGCTGCAGAGACCACGCTGACCTTTAACTCCTCTGCTATACCCATGCTGTGCCCCCCTGTCCCCTGGACCTCCCCCCATTTCGGTGCCTTTGTCCTGAGTGATACCAAACTGATGCGTTACGTGGATGGGGCcatccagcaccagcagctcctggacCAGTGTCCCCAGGTGAATCTCCACCCTGTGCTGGATGCCTTGAACCAGCTGGGCAACTGTGCATGGAAGATTAACCAGCCCGTGTTGGATATAATCATCTCCATCTTCAATGACAAAGGcaatgagaagctggacatcCCACCACCCGTCTCTGAGGCCCCCAAGCCTCCTGTCCCTCCCAGCAGTTCCTCTGCCTTGCACAAGTCCCAGAAGCACGAGCTGTTGCTGtgcaagaagaaagcagctgagatGCACAGTTTACGCATGGATGCTCTCTATAAGCTCTCCATTGCCAACTATGTCAGGGACAAAGTGTTTTGGTTTCCTCACAACATGGATTTCCGTGGCAGGACTTACCCTTGCCCACCTTATTTCAATCACTTGGGTAACGATGTCACTCGTGCCATCCTGCTCTTTGCAGAGGGGAGGCCTCTGGGGCCAAAGGGCCTCGACTGGCTGAAGATCCACCTCATTAACCTCACAGGGCTGAAGAAGAAGAATGCCTTGCAGGAGCGGTTGGATTATGCCAATGAAATCATGGAGGAGATCCTGGACTCTGCTGACCACCCGCTCACG GGCAGGAAGTGGTGGATGAACACCGATGAACCCTGGCAAGTCTTGGCGTGCTGCATGGAAATTGCCAAAGCTTCGAGGTCACCAGATCCAGCAGCCTTCATCTCTCATTTCCCAGTTCACCAG GATGGTTCTTGCAATGGTTTACAGCACTACGCAGCGCTCGGTCGGGACCTTATAGGTGCAATCTCTGTCAATTTGATGCCCTGCAGTGTCCCTCAGGATGTCTACAGTGTGGTGGCCCAGCAG GTGGAGGAGTTTAGGAAGAAGGATGCTGAGGAAGGGTTGAGAATTGCCCAAGTGCTGGAAGGGTTCATTGGCCGTAAGGTGGTGAAGCAGACGGTGATGACGGTGGTGTATGGAGTCACACGCTACGGTGGGAGGCTGCAGATGGAGAAACGGCTGAAGGAGATTGAGTTCCCTGAG GAGTACCTATGGGAGGCATCTCACTACCTCGTAAAGCAGGTGTTTAATGGCATCAAGGAGATGTTCTCAGCGACTCGAGATATCCAG AACTGGCTGACGGAAAGCGCCAAACTCATCGCACAGTCAGGAAGGACAGTGGAGTGGGTCACCCCACTGGGTCTCCCCATCGTACAGCCCTACTATCGGATCAGGTCCACTGTG TTGACTTGCAACATGCAGAACTTGAGTGTGAAAAGCTCCAGCAACAACAACCA gaagccTGATACggtgaagcagaaaaatgcctTCCCACCCAACTTCATCCATTCCCTGGATTCAACCCACATgatgctcacagccctgcattGCTTCAG GCAGGGTCTGACCTTTGTCTCAGTCCACGATTGCTACTGGACTCATGCACTCACTGTGGACATCATGAACAAG ATCTGTCGGCAGCAGTTTgtggctctgcacagccagAAGATCCTGGAGGATCTGTCCAAGTTCATGCTGAAGAATTACTGCAG CTCTGACGGAGAGAGCAGAGCCCTTTGGCAGAAGAAGCTGATGGAGCAGCTTTCAAACGTCCCTAAAACAG GGGAATTCAACCTGAACAAAGTAATAGACTCCACCTATTTCTTCAGCTGA
- the POLRMT gene encoding DNA-directed RNA polymerase, mitochondrial isoform X1 — MALLRLRAALLGPARLRGGGEGIPWSVLRCYSSASAKEKARNGGCERTELLEVLKARVKQLQTNNVPEVTINKVEMAPLRSDRHQEALQKAMDASTAVEHLVPTQSISWTEKLKKEMYVRQLKVEKKLSIAASQMTLDGQPKVKVKVKTKVKAKTKTKVKSKKSQKSPKVTASTSSNQSHAGPSSADTCHKPRVEKMNQDVKALKPQRVHEDRSSQRKIMQQNIQSNLECLLYLQQPEEAEKLLLSYHSNPAKRKLLNVDAYNVVMRGWARKGCLHRVIQLFSMLESIGLRPNLDSYAVLLECMTQSQSSTKAIWRCVQHMKKDGFCVDDLFQKCLFEGDEKEMVLKAIRIIQPDYQLPPPPKPEICKTALLKNFYSEKKTVSYPKLDFSVQELQERFQQQLELELNSTITIDSVESTKPLTPQAIKARQQLATFRSQWRGAILQALQKSKHSMSQAKTMTGPSALYPYLCLLPDEEYVDIMMQILNSLSPQGESLAVLARELGSKVYNRYLTQRKQQSGQLEKIQEIYENYIHLLAKDSQPSEYLPREYWEKLVAEAGYGPSLNLKDCSWPYVLLMRLGMYLLEILVHSVKVPRNTLNPRLPSKLIPVLYHIYSFRSSWQVGLIKPHPIFSQIVSDAAETTLTFNSSAIPMLCPPVPWTSPHFGAFVLSDTKLMRYVDGAIQHQQLLDQCPQVNLHPVLDALNQLGNCAWKINQPVLDIIISIFNDKGNEKLDIPPPVSEAPKPPVPPSSSSALHKSQKHELLLCKKKAAEMHSLRMDALYKLSIANYVRDKVFWFPHNMDFRGRTYPCPPYFNHLGNDVTRAILLFAEGRPLGPKGLDWLKIHLINLTGLKKKNALQERLDYANEIMEEILDSADHPLTGRKWWMNTDEPWQVLACCMEIAKASRSPDPAAFISHFPVHQDGSCNGLQHYAALGRDLIGAISVNLMPCSVPQDVYSVVAQQVEEFRKKDAEEGLRIAQVLEGFIGRKVVKQTVMTVVYGVTRYGGRLQMEKRLKEIEFPEEYLWEASHYLVKQVFNGIKEMFSATRDIQNWLTESAKLIAQSGRTVEWVTPLGLPIVQPYYRIRSTVLTCNMQNLSVKSSSNNNQKPDTVKQKNAFPPNFIHSLDSTHMMLTALHCFRQGLTFVSVHDCYWTHALTVDIMNKICRQQFVALHSQKILEDLSKFMLKNYCSSDGESRALWQKKLMEQLSNVPKTGEFNLNKVIDSTYFFS; from the exons ATGGCGCTGCTGAGGCTGAGGGCGGCGCTGCTGGGCCCGGCCCGGCTGAGGGGCGGCGGTGAGG GGATCCCATGGAGCGTCCTGAGGTGTTACAGCTCGGCCAGCGCCAAGGAGAAGGCGAGAAATGGCGGCTGTGAGAGGACGGAGCTGCTGGAGG TGCTGAAAGCTCGAGTGAAGCAGCTCCAAACCAATAACGTCCCAGAGGTGACGATCAACAAAGTGGAAATGGCACCGCTGCGGAGTGACAGGCACcaggaagcactgcagaaagcaatggaTGCAAGCACAGCAGTGGAGCACCTGGTCCCCACGCAGTCCATCAGCTggacagaaaagctgaagaaggaaatgtacGTCCGGCAGCTGAAGGTGGAGAAGAAGTTGTCTATTGCAGCCTCCCAGATGACTCTAGACGGCCAGCCCAAGGTCAAGGTGAAGGTAAAGACAAAGGtgaaagcaaagacaaagaCCAAAGTCAAATCCAAGAAGAGCCAGAAGAGCCCAAAGGTTACAGCAAGTACTTCCAGCAACCAGAGCCATGCTGgtcccagcagtgctgacacCTGCCATAAGCCCAGGGTGGAAAAAATGAATCAAGATGTGAAAGCACTGAAGCCTCAACGTGTGCATGAGGATAGGAGCAGCCAGCGCAAAATCATGCAGCAGAACATCCAGTCTAATCTTGAGTGCCTCCTGTACTTACAGCAGCCAGAGGAGGCTGAGAAGTTGCTCCTATCTTATCACAGCAACCCCGCGAAAAGGAAGCTTTTGAATGTTGATGCATACAACGTCGTGATGCGTGGCTGGGCAAGAAAG GGCTGCTTGCATCGTGTCATCCAACTGTTTTCCATGCTGGAGTCCATCGGCCTGCGGCCCAACCTGGACTCCTACGCTGTACTGCTGGAGTGCATGACACAGAGCCAGTCATCCACCAAAGCCATCTGGAG GTGTGTGCAGCACATGAAGAAGGATGGTTTCTGTGTGGATGATCTCTTCCAAAAGTGCCTGTTTGAGGGAGATGAGAAGGAGATGGTGCTGAAGGCCATCAGGATTATCCAGCCTGACTACCAGCTGCCCCCTCCACCCAAACCTGAGATCTGCAAGACTGCTCTGCTCAAGAACTTCTACTCTGAG AAGAAGACGGTGTCGTATCCCAAGCTGGATTTCTCTgttcaggagctgcaggagcgcttccagcagcagcttgagTTGGAGCTGAACAGCACCATAACCATCGACTCAGTGGAGTCAACCAAACCTCTGACTCCACAAGCCATCAAAGCA CGCCAGCAATTGGCCACCTTTCGTTCTCAGTGGCGTGGTGCCATTCTCCAGGCCCTGCAGAAGTCAAAGCACAGCATGTCCCAGGCCAAGACAATGACAGGGCCCAGCGCTCTCTACCCCTACCTGTGTCTGCTGCCTGATGAGGAGTATGTGGACATCATGATGCAG ATTCTCAACAGCCTTTCTCCACAAGGAGAATCCCTGGCTGTCTTAGCCAGGGAGCTGGGCTCCAAAGTCTACAACAGATACCTCACccagaggaagcagcagagtgGCCAGCTTGAGAAGATACAGGAGATCTATGAGAACTATATCCACCTGCTGGCAAAAGATAGCCAG CCTAGTGAGTACTTACCACGGGAGTACTGGGAGAAGCTGGTGGCAGAAGCAGGCTACGGGCCTTCCCTGAACTTAAAGGACTGCAGCTGGCCATATGTGCTCCTGATGCGCCTGGGAATGTACTTGCTGGAGATCCTGGTGCATTCTGTCAAGGTGCCCAGGAACACCCTTAACCCTCGCCTGCCATCCAAGCTTATCCCCGTCCTCTATCACATCTACTCCTTCCGCAGCAGCTGGCAG GTTGGGCTGATAAAGCCCCATCCCATTTTCTCACAGATAGTGTCAGATGCTGCAGAGACCACGCTGACCTTTAACTCCTCTGCTATACCCATGCTGTGCCCCCCTGTCCCCTGGACCTCCCCCCATTTCGGTGCCTTTGTCCTGAGTGATACCAAACTGATGCGTTACGTGGATGGGGCcatccagcaccagcagctcctggacCAGTGTCCCCAGGTGAATCTCCACCCTGTGCTGGATGCCTTGAACCAGCTGGGCAACTGTGCATGGAAGATTAACCAGCCCGTGTTGGATATAATCATCTCCATCTTCAATGACAAAGGcaatgagaagctggacatcCCACCACCCGTCTCTGAGGCCCCCAAGCCTCCTGTCCCTCCCAGCAGTTCCTCTGCCTTGCACAAGTCCCAGAAGCACGAGCTGTTGCTGtgcaagaagaaagcagctgagatGCACAGTTTACGCATGGATGCTCTCTATAAGCTCTCCATTGCCAACTATGTCAGGGACAAAGTGTTTTGGTTTCCTCACAACATGGATTTCCGTGGCAGGACTTACCCTTGCCCACCTTATTTCAATCACTTGGGTAACGATGTCACTCGTGCCATCCTGCTCTTTGCAGAGGGGAGGCCTCTGGGGCCAAAGGGCCTCGACTGGCTGAAGATCCACCTCATTAACCTCACAGGGCTGAAGAAGAAGAATGCCTTGCAGGAGCGGTTGGATTATGCCAATGAAATCATGGAGGAGATCCTGGACTCTGCTGACCACCCGCTCACG GGCAGGAAGTGGTGGATGAACACCGATGAACCCTGGCAAGTCTTGGCGTGCTGCATGGAAATTGCCAAAGCTTCGAGGTCACCAGATCCAGCAGCCTTCATCTCTCATTTCCCAGTTCACCAG GATGGTTCTTGCAATGGTTTACAGCACTACGCAGCGCTCGGTCGGGACCTTATAGGTGCAATCTCTGTCAATTTGATGCCCTGCAGTGTCCCTCAGGATGTCTACAGTGTGGTGGCCCAGCAG GTGGAGGAGTTTAGGAAGAAGGATGCTGAGGAAGGGTTGAGAATTGCCCAAGTGCTGGAAGGGTTCATTGGCCGTAAGGTGGTGAAGCAGACGGTGATGACGGTGGTGTATGGAGTCACACGCTACGGTGGGAGGCTGCAGATGGAGAAACGGCTGAAGGAGATTGAGTTCCCTGAG GAGTACCTATGGGAGGCATCTCACTACCTCGTAAAGCAGGTGTTTAATGGCATCAAGGAGATGTTCTCAGCGACTCGAGATATCCAG AACTGGCTGACGGAAAGCGCCAAACTCATCGCACAGTCAGGAAGGACAGTGGAGTGGGTCACCCCACTGGGTCTCCCCATCGTACAGCCCTACTATCGGATCAGGTCCACTGTG TTGACTTGCAACATGCAGAACTTGAGTGTGAAAAGCTCCAGCAACAACAACCA gaagccTGATACggtgaagcagaaaaatgcctTCCCACCCAACTTCATCCATTCCCTGGATTCAACCCACATgatgctcacagccctgcattGCTTCAG GCAGGGTCTGACCTTTGTCTCAGTCCACGATTGCTACTGGACTCATGCACTCACTGTGGACATCATGAACAAG ATCTGTCGGCAGCAGTTTgtggctctgcacagccagAAGATCCTGGAGGATCTGTCCAAGTTCATGCTGAAGAATTACTGCAG CTCTGACGGAGAGAGCAGAGCCCTTTGGCAGAAGAAGCTGATGGAGCAGCTTTCAAACGTCCCTAAAACAG GGGAATTCAACCTGAACAAAGTAATAGACTCCACCTATTTCTTCAGCTGA
- the POLRMT gene encoding DNA-directed RNA polymerase, mitochondrial isoform X3, with protein sequence MALLRLRAALLGPARLRGGGEGIPWSVLRCYSSASAKEKARNGGCERTELLEVLKARVKQLQTNNVPEVTINKVEMAPLRSDRHQEALQKAMDASTAVEHLVPTQSISWTEKLKKEMYVRQLKVEKKLSIAASQMTLDGQPKVKVKVKTKVKAKTKTKVKSKKSQKSPKVTASTSSNQSHAGPSSADTCHKPRVEKMNQDVKALKPQRVHEDRSSQRKIMQQNIQSNLECLLYLQQPEEAEKLLLSYHSNPAKRKLLNVDAYNVVMRGWARKGCLHRVIQLFSMLESIGLRPNLDSYAVLLECMTQSQSSTKAIWRCVQHMKKDGFCVDDLFQKCLFEGDEKEMVLKAIRIIQPDYQLPPPPKPEICKTALLKNFYSEKKTVSYPKLDFSVQELQERFQQQLELELNSTITIDSVESTKPLTPQAIKARQQLATFRSQWRGAILQALQKSKHSMSQAKTMTGPSALYPYLCLLPDEEYVDIMMQILNSLSPQGESLAVLARELGSKVYNRYLTQRKQQSGQLEKIQEIYENYIHLLAKDSQPSEYLPREYWEKLVAEAGYGPSLNLKDCSWPYVLLMRLGMYLLEILVHSVKVPRNTLNPRLPSKLIPVLYHIYSFRSSWQVGLIKPHPIFSQIVSDAAETTLTFNSSAIPMLCPPVPWTSPHFGAFVLSDTKLMRYVDGAIQHQQLLDQCPQVNLHPVLDALNQLGNCAWKINQPVLDIIISIFNDKGNEKLDIPPPVSEAPKPPVPPSSSSALHKSQKHELLLCKKKAAEMHSLRMDALYKLSIANYVRDKVFWFPHNMDFRGRTYPCPPYFNHLGNDVTRAILLFAEGRPLGPKGLDWLKIHLINLTGLKKKNALQERLDYANEIMEEILDSADHPLTGRKWWMNTDEPWQVLACCMEIAKASRSPDPAAFISHFPVHQDGSCNGLQHYAALGRDLIGAISVNLMPCSVPQDVYSVVAQQVEEFRKKDAEEGLRIAQVLEGFIGRKVVKQTVMTVVYGVTRYGGRLQMEKRLKEIEFPEEYLWEASHYLVKQVFNGIKEMFSATRDIQNWLTESAKLIAQSGRTVEWVTPLGLPIVQPYYRIRSTVLTCNMQNLSVKSSSNNNQKPDTVKQKNAFPPNFIHSLDSTHMMLTALHCFRQGLTFVSVHDCYWTHALTVDIMNKH encoded by the exons ATGGCGCTGCTGAGGCTGAGGGCGGCGCTGCTGGGCCCGGCCCGGCTGAGGGGCGGCGGTGAGG GGATCCCATGGAGCGTCCTGAGGTGTTACAGCTCGGCCAGCGCCAAGGAGAAGGCGAGAAATGGCGGCTGTGAGAGGACGGAGCTGCTGGAGG TGCTGAAAGCTCGAGTGAAGCAGCTCCAAACCAATAACGTCCCAGAGGTGACGATCAACAAAGTGGAAATGGCACCGCTGCGGAGTGACAGGCACcaggaagcactgcagaaagcaatggaTGCAAGCACAGCAGTGGAGCACCTGGTCCCCACGCAGTCCATCAGCTggacagaaaagctgaagaaggaaatgtacGTCCGGCAGCTGAAGGTGGAGAAGAAGTTGTCTATTGCAGCCTCCCAGATGACTCTAGACGGCCAGCCCAAGGTCAAGGTGAAGGTAAAGACAAAGGtgaaagcaaagacaaagaCCAAAGTCAAATCCAAGAAGAGCCAGAAGAGCCCAAAGGTTACAGCAAGTACTTCCAGCAACCAGAGCCATGCTGgtcccagcagtgctgacacCTGCCATAAGCCCAGGGTGGAAAAAATGAATCAAGATGTGAAAGCACTGAAGCCTCAACGTGTGCATGAGGATAGGAGCAGCCAGCGCAAAATCATGCAGCAGAACATCCAGTCTAATCTTGAGTGCCTCCTGTACTTACAGCAGCCAGAGGAGGCTGAGAAGTTGCTCCTATCTTATCACAGCAACCCCGCGAAAAGGAAGCTTTTGAATGTTGATGCATACAACGTCGTGATGCGTGGCTGGGCAAGAAAG GGCTGCTTGCATCGTGTCATCCAACTGTTTTCCATGCTGGAGTCCATCGGCCTGCGGCCCAACCTGGACTCCTACGCTGTACTGCTGGAGTGCATGACACAGAGCCAGTCATCCACCAAAGCCATCTGGAG GTGTGTGCAGCACATGAAGAAGGATGGTTTCTGTGTGGATGATCTCTTCCAAAAGTGCCTGTTTGAGGGAGATGAGAAGGAGATGGTGCTGAAGGCCATCAGGATTATCCAGCCTGACTACCAGCTGCCCCCTCCACCCAAACCTGAGATCTGCAAGACTGCTCTGCTCAAGAACTTCTACTCTGAG AAGAAGACGGTGTCGTATCCCAAGCTGGATTTCTCTgttcaggagctgcaggagcgcttccagcagcagcttgagTTGGAGCTGAACAGCACCATAACCATCGACTCAGTGGAGTCAACCAAACCTCTGACTCCACAAGCCATCAAAGCA CGCCAGCAATTGGCCACCTTTCGTTCTCAGTGGCGTGGTGCCATTCTCCAGGCCCTGCAGAAGTCAAAGCACAGCATGTCCCAGGCCAAGACAATGACAGGGCCCAGCGCTCTCTACCCCTACCTGTGTCTGCTGCCTGATGAGGAGTATGTGGACATCATGATGCAG ATTCTCAACAGCCTTTCTCCACAAGGAGAATCCCTGGCTGTCTTAGCCAGGGAGCTGGGCTCCAAAGTCTACAACAGATACCTCACccagaggaagcagcagagtgGCCAGCTTGAGAAGATACAGGAGATCTATGAGAACTATATCCACCTGCTGGCAAAAGATAGCCAG CCTAGTGAGTACTTACCACGGGAGTACTGGGAGAAGCTGGTGGCAGAAGCAGGCTACGGGCCTTCCCTGAACTTAAAGGACTGCAGCTGGCCATATGTGCTCCTGATGCGCCTGGGAATGTACTTGCTGGAGATCCTGGTGCATTCTGTCAAGGTGCCCAGGAACACCCTTAACCCTCGCCTGCCATCCAAGCTTATCCCCGTCCTCTATCACATCTACTCCTTCCGCAGCAGCTGGCAG GTTGGGCTGATAAAGCCCCATCCCATTTTCTCACAGATAGTGTCAGATGCTGCAGAGACCACGCTGACCTTTAACTCCTCTGCTATACCCATGCTGTGCCCCCCTGTCCCCTGGACCTCCCCCCATTTCGGTGCCTTTGTCCTGAGTGATACCAAACTGATGCGTTACGTGGATGGGGCcatccagcaccagcagctcctggacCAGTGTCCCCAGGTGAATCTCCACCCTGTGCTGGATGCCTTGAACCAGCTGGGCAACTGTGCATGGAAGATTAACCAGCCCGTGTTGGATATAATCATCTCCATCTTCAATGACAAAGGcaatgagaagctggacatcCCACCACCCGTCTCTGAGGCCCCCAAGCCTCCTGTCCCTCCCAGCAGTTCCTCTGCCTTGCACAAGTCCCAGAAGCACGAGCTGTTGCTGtgcaagaagaaagcagctgagatGCACAGTTTACGCATGGATGCTCTCTATAAGCTCTCCATTGCCAACTATGTCAGGGACAAAGTGTTTTGGTTTCCTCACAACATGGATTTCCGTGGCAGGACTTACCCTTGCCCACCTTATTTCAATCACTTGGGTAACGATGTCACTCGTGCCATCCTGCTCTTTGCAGAGGGGAGGCCTCTGGGGCCAAAGGGCCTCGACTGGCTGAAGATCCACCTCATTAACCTCACAGGGCTGAAGAAGAAGAATGCCTTGCAGGAGCGGTTGGATTATGCCAATGAAATCATGGAGGAGATCCTGGACTCTGCTGACCACCCGCTCACG GGCAGGAAGTGGTGGATGAACACCGATGAACCCTGGCAAGTCTTGGCGTGCTGCATGGAAATTGCCAAAGCTTCGAGGTCACCAGATCCAGCAGCCTTCATCTCTCATTTCCCAGTTCACCAG GATGGTTCTTGCAATGGTTTACAGCACTACGCAGCGCTCGGTCGGGACCTTATAGGTGCAATCTCTGTCAATTTGATGCCCTGCAGTGTCCCTCAGGATGTCTACAGTGTGGTGGCCCAGCAG GTGGAGGAGTTTAGGAAGAAGGATGCTGAGGAAGGGTTGAGAATTGCCCAAGTGCTGGAAGGGTTCATTGGCCGTAAGGTGGTGAAGCAGACGGTGATGACGGTGGTGTATGGAGTCACACGCTACGGTGGGAGGCTGCAGATGGAGAAACGGCTGAAGGAGATTGAGTTCCCTGAG GAGTACCTATGGGAGGCATCTCACTACCTCGTAAAGCAGGTGTTTAATGGCATCAAGGAGATGTTCTCAGCGACTCGAGATATCCAG AACTGGCTGACGGAAAGCGCCAAACTCATCGCACAGTCAGGAAGGACAGTGGAGTGGGTCACCCCACTGGGTCTCCCCATCGTACAGCCCTACTATCGGATCAGGTCCACTGTG TTGACTTGCAACATGCAGAACTTGAGTGTGAAAAGCTCCAGCAACAACAACCA gaagccTGATACggtgaagcagaaaaatgcctTCCCACCCAACTTCATCCATTCCCTGGATTCAACCCACATgatgctcacagccctgcattGCTTCAG GCAGGGTCTGACCTTTGTCTCAGTCCACGATTGCTACTGGACTCATGCACTCACTGTGGACATCATGAACAAG CACTGA